TGGTGCATGTCCTCAACAATATGATAATCCCCCTGGTGAGCTTTGCAATGGGGGCAGATATGCATGATATATCTAGAATTCATGGTTTTATTATATCTTTCTTCGAGTATTACTCCCTGTTGTTCAGCCAGGGGGATAAGGGATTTAGGTCTAGAGTATGCCATCTCGCTGCATATCGGACAATCTTCAGAAATCGGAATGTCATCCTCTTGGTTGTAGATAAGGATGACATTCATCGCCTTCTGACATTTCCAGCATTCGTAACCGCCTCGTATATCGATATGGTAGAAACGATAAATCGCCTTACACTTTTGGCATCTGGGTGTTTTATTTTGGGCGTGTGTCAATTCCGCTTGCCAGATGTTCATCATCGCGCCTATAGTCCATCTTGAATCCGGTAAGTCTAAGAAATGGTTAAAGATGGATTCCGTGTATACATCGACTTCATCCGGTTCAATATTAAGGAACTCCAAGTAATTCTTTATAATACTATTTTTATCTTTAAGCGCAATGATATGATTACTTTTTGAGTATTCCTGCCATGATGTTTTTAGACAACGCCAATGTAAGTCATGGATGCCATGTATATGAGTCGGCAATTCTCTATTTAATACCTCAATAATTTTACTTTTGTCATAGACGATGATTAACTCAGAGTTATGAAGCCATTCAATCAAACTTTTGCCTATTCGTCGAAAGTTGATTCCCCCTGATTTTTCCGACAACGATTGTTGCGTCAGGTTATGAATGTTTGTTAGAACGTTGTCAACCATAAAAAACCTGTCTTTCTTATCTATTAAAGTGCCGTCTTTATCTACCTTTACGGCTGAAAGATGAAATACCCCCGTATAAATCGGAGCCATTGACTCCAGATCGAGAAAAATAATCATACCAGTTCCCCTTTACGGCTTACAGTTTTCGTAAAACATTCTAGGAAAGTAATTGGATTCCTCTAACGCTTTCCGGTTACCACAACAAAACCTCTAACGCAAAACGGGCCGCAAACTTACTTACTTGCGGCCCGTTCTTACTAACGTCCAATGAGCGCTACCGCTCATAAGCCCTATCCGGTTTTTTCTTTTCTACAGCTACTGGCTGTTGTTGTTGCACGGCCTTGTCGATCTCCGTGTGCATCACCAGCAGGCTTCGCTTCACCTCTTCGGCGACGAGGCGGATGAACCGCTCCGGTTTTCCCTGATCGCCTTCTTCGAGGGCCGCATAGTACTCTCGCCGCCGCTCCTTGGGAATGATCGCCGGCGGGTATCCTTTCTGCAAGAGAAGAAAGTTCATGGCCAACCTTGCGGTTCGACCATTGCCGTCGGGGAAGGGATGGATCGCCACTATCTTCTGGTGCACGACTGCGGCTGTTTCTACAGGGTGTAGCACCTGCATGGCATGGTCCAACCAATAAAACATTTCCTCCATTTTTTCAGGAACAAGATAGTGCGGGCAGTAGTGATGAATTTCCCCGGACAGCGTGACAACATAATTGTCGCGGGTCTTATACAATCCAGGGGGAACCGGGATTTCGCCCTTTCCATACTTCATATCGCTGAACAGTATCGCATGAAAGTCTTTTATAAGTCGTTCAGAAAGGTCGCGAGAGGACAATGTGTCTTGCATAAAGTCGATGGCTTCTACGTGATTGAGCATTTCCATGTGTTCTCTCAACGTGCGCCCCTCCACTGTCAATCCCTCGCGGAGGAAGAACACGGTTTCCTGCAATGTCATCGTGTTGCCTTCGAGCGCATTGGTATGATAGGTCCATTCTTCACGGAATTTCCGTGAAATTGCCCACATCAACTCCGGGCATAACGGACGGTACCGGTCAACCGTTTGCTTCAACCGATCAATCTCTCGAAAAATCTCCATCGTATCCCACCCCTTAGAGGCGTCCAAACCGCACATTTTACTTCTATATTTTACCACGGTTTTATGGCTCTATTTGTTTTTCGCGAAATATTATTGAGGACATTG
The window above is part of the Heliomicrobium undosum genome. Proteins encoded here:
- a CDS encoding Fic family protein, which translates into the protein MEIFREIDRLKQTVDRYRPLCPELMWAISRKFREEWTYHTNALEGNTMTLQETVFFLREGLTVEGRTLREHMEMLNHVEAIDFMQDTLSSRDLSERLIKDFHAILFSDMKYGKGEIPVPPGLYKTRDNYVVTLSGEIHHYCPHYLVPEKMEEMFYWLDHAMQVLHPVETAAVVHQKIVAIHPFPDGNGRTARLAMNFLLLQKGYPPAIIPKERRREYYAALEEGDQGKPERFIRLVAEEVKRSLLVMHTEIDKAVQQQQPVAVEKKKPDRAYER